From the genome of Gemmatimonas phototrophica, one region includes:
- the fahA gene encoding fumarylacetoacetase: MSALVPPRSWVTSANGHLDFALQNLPFGIFRRAASNEAPRVGVAIGDAILDVAACLAAGLFDEQSELTRQAARTCASPALNALMALGADARRALRDAVMALLHEDCAVHRQQIAQHALVPQQDAELFLPAQVGDYTDFYASVHHATNVGAMFRPDNPLLPNYKWVPIGYHGRASSLVVSGTPVRRPNGQRKGPTDDVPTVGPSRSLDYELELGAFVGTGNALGEPIPMASAESHLWGLCLLNDWSARDLQAWEYQPLGPFLAKNFASTISPWVVTLEALAPFRAPLAPRASGDPEPLPYLTDARDATQGGFALTVEVWLRTPRMRDEQAPPVRISQGSALDLYWSFAQMLAHHASSGCNLRPGDLLGSGTISGATPDSRGCLLELTRRGAEPLSLPNGETRGFLLDGDEITMTAYAERDGVGRIGFGRCVGEVRAAPALAGT, translated from the coding sequence ATGAGCGCTCTCGTCCCACCGCGCAGCTGGGTAACCAGCGCCAACGGCCACCTGGATTTTGCGTTGCAGAATCTTCCGTTTGGCATCTTTCGTCGCGCGGCCAGCAACGAAGCGCCGCGAGTTGGTGTGGCCATCGGCGACGCCATTCTCGATGTCGCAGCGTGTCTGGCGGCCGGGTTGTTTGATGAGCAGTCAGAACTTACGAGGCAGGCGGCTCGTACCTGTGCGTCACCGGCACTGAATGCGCTCATGGCGCTGGGGGCAGACGCCCGGCGCGCCCTGCGCGACGCGGTCATGGCGCTGTTGCATGAGGACTGTGCGGTGCACCGGCAACAGATTGCCCAGCACGCTCTGGTGCCACAGCAGGACGCCGAGCTGTTCCTGCCGGCGCAGGTGGGGGATTACACCGACTTTTATGCCTCGGTGCATCACGCCACGAATGTCGGCGCCATGTTCCGCCCCGACAATCCATTGCTCCCCAATTACAAGTGGGTGCCCATTGGCTACCATGGGCGCGCCTCCAGTCTGGTCGTCTCGGGAACACCCGTGCGCCGTCCCAACGGCCAGCGCAAAGGGCCCACCGACGATGTCCCGACCGTTGGCCCCTCCCGTTCACTCGACTACGAACTGGAATTGGGCGCGTTTGTCGGAACCGGTAATGCGCTGGGGGAGCCCATCCCGATGGCCAGCGCCGAGTCGCATCTCTGGGGGCTGTGCCTGCTCAACGACTGGTCCGCGCGTGATCTGCAGGCGTGGGAGTATCAGCCACTTGGCCCCTTCCTGGCCAAGAATTTCGCCAGCACGATCAGTCCGTGGGTGGTGACGCTCGAAGCGCTTGCACCCTTCCGTGCGCCGCTTGCGCCTCGCGCGTCGGGCGACCCGGAGCCGTTGCCGTATCTCACCGATGCGCGTGATGCCACACAGGGGGGCTTTGCCCTCACGGTGGAAGTGTGGTTACGCACCCCGCGCATGCGCGACGAGCAGGCGCCACCGGTGCGCATCTCACAGGGCAGTGCCCTCGATCTGTATTGGAGCTTCGCGCAAATGCTAGCGCACCATGCAAGCAGTGGCTGCAACCTCCGCCCGGGCGACCTGTTGGGCAGTGGTACCATCTCCGGCGCGACCCCTGACAGTCGCGGATGTCTGCTGGAGTTGACACGGCGTGGGGCAGAGCCGCTGTCGCTCCCTAACGGGGAAACACGCGGCTTTCTCCTCGATGGCGACGAAATCACCATGACGGCGTACGCCGAACGGGACGGGGTGGGACGCATTGGCTTTGGGCGATGCGTGGGAGAAGTACGGGCGGCACCGGCCCTCGCCGGAACGTGA
- a CDS encoding cytochrome ubiquinol oxidase subunit I, translating into MSDLMFARSQMAMSLAFHIVFAVVGIGMPALMVIAEWRWLKTRDAVQLELAKRWAKGTAILFAVGAVSGTVLSFELGLLWPTFMEHAGAVIGMPFSLEGFAFFTEAIFLGIYLYAWKRIPPRAHFAAGVVVAFSGALSGAFVVCANAWMNAPAGFEMVNGQVTNVDPLAAMFNAAAPSQIVHMTLAAYAATGFAVAGIHAFALWRGTPHRAFHRAALQIALTIGLPTALLQPLSGDWSARDVAKRQPVKLAAMEGHLRTGPAAFVIGGWPNETTLTHTGAIEIPGALSLLLHGDAQAVVPGVDSVPAEDRPPLGIVHLAFQIMIACGTIMAALSLFGAYRWWQRRRERGVALPDDRAFLMALMLASPLGFIALEAGWTVTEVGRQPWIVQGVFRTADAVTPMPGLGVTFALFTALYLGLAVAVVFLLWRQILKTGVTQTPIDLTSELPIPSRMTGAHPAPRG; encoded by the coding sequence ATGTCCGATCTGATGTTCGCGCGCTCGCAGATGGCGATGTCGCTGGCGTTTCATATTGTGTTTGCCGTGGTGGGCATTGGGATGCCGGCGCTCATGGTCATCGCCGAATGGCGGTGGCTCAAGACCCGTGACGCCGTGCAGCTCGAACTCGCCAAGCGCTGGGCCAAGGGTACCGCCATTCTGTTTGCTGTCGGGGCGGTGTCCGGCACGGTGCTCAGCTTTGAACTGGGGTTGTTGTGGCCCACGTTCATGGAGCATGCCGGCGCGGTAATCGGTATGCCCTTTTCGCTCGAAGGGTTTGCCTTCTTCACCGAAGCCATCTTTCTCGGTATTTACCTCTACGCCTGGAAGCGAATCCCGCCGCGCGCACACTTCGCCGCTGGTGTCGTGGTGGCGTTCAGTGGCGCGCTCAGTGGGGCCTTTGTGGTGTGCGCCAATGCGTGGATGAATGCGCCCGCGGGTTTCGAGATGGTGAACGGGCAGGTCACCAACGTCGATCCGCTGGCCGCCATGTTCAATGCGGCCGCGCCATCGCAAATCGTCCACATGACCCTTGCGGCGTACGCCGCCACCGGATTTGCCGTCGCCGGCATTCATGCGTTCGCTCTGTGGCGCGGTACACCGCATCGCGCGTTCCATCGCGCCGCTCTGCAAATTGCGCTCACCATTGGCCTCCCCACCGCGTTGTTGCAGCCGCTCAGTGGCGACTGGAGCGCCCGCGATGTGGCCAAGCGCCAGCCCGTAAAACTGGCGGCTATGGAAGGGCATCTGCGTACAGGGCCGGCCGCCTTTGTCATTGGCGGCTGGCCCAATGAAACCACGCTCACGCATACCGGTGCTATCGAAATTCCCGGCGCCCTGTCCCTTCTTTTGCACGGGGATGCGCAGGCGGTCGTTCCGGGCGTGGACAGTGTGCCGGCAGAAGACCGGCCGCCTCTGGGCATCGTGCATCTCGCCTTTCAGATCATGATTGCCTGCGGTACCATCATGGCCGCCCTGTCGCTCTTTGGTGCCTACCGCTGGTGGCAGCGCCGCCGGGAGCGTGGCGTGGCGCTCCCCGACGATCGCGCCTTTCTCATGGCACTCATGCTGGCCTCACCGCTGGGATTCATTGCGCTCGAAGCCGGGTGGACGGTTACCGAAGTGGGGCGGCAGCCCTGGATCGTGCAGGGTGTGTTCCGCACCGCCGATGCCGTGACGCCCATGCCCGGATTGGGCGTCACCTTCGCGCTGTTCACCGCGCTCTATCTCGGGCTGGCGGTCGCCGTGGTGTTCCTGCTCTGGCGGCAAATTCTCAAAACCGGCGTGACGCAGACACCGATCGATCTCACGAGCGAATTACCCATCCCCTCCCGCATGACCGGGGCCCATCCCGCGCCACGTGGCTGA
- the nadA gene encoding quinolinate synthase NadA, with protein MTVLEAHYDPALAAQIRDLAKAKNAVILAHNYERPEIQDVADYVGDSLGLSREAAKTEADVIVFCGVHFMAETAAILSPQKTVLLPDLAAGCSLASTIDAEQLRAWKAEHPGAVVVAYVNTTAEVKAESDYCCTSGNAVEVINAIPADKEILFLPDMFLGAHVRRETGRDNIHVWMGECHVHAGIDPEHITRTRAQHPGAEFLIHPECGCATSVVEAMSAGAVSKDNAHILSTEGMIKRPSQTHHDTFIVATEIGILHRLRRENPTKHFIAANDRAQCSYMKVTTLAKVRDALLYMQHRITVPDDMAARARTAIERMVSIGGNTGVSPFGPEDPGE; from the coding sequence ATGACCGTCCTCGAAGCGCACTACGATCCCGCCTTGGCCGCACAAATCCGCGACCTCGCAAAAGCGAAGAACGCGGTCATTCTCGCGCACAACTACGAACGTCCCGAAATCCAGGACGTGGCCGACTACGTCGGCGACTCACTTGGGCTTTCGCGCGAGGCGGCCAAAACCGAAGCCGATGTCATCGTCTTCTGCGGCGTGCACTTCATGGCCGAAACGGCGGCCATTCTGTCGCCGCAAAAAACCGTATTGCTCCCGGATCTCGCTGCCGGCTGCTCGCTCGCCAGCACCATTGACGCCGAGCAGCTTCGCGCCTGGAAGGCCGAACATCCCGGCGCTGTGGTGGTGGCCTACGTGAACACCACCGCCGAAGTGAAAGCCGAGAGCGATTACTGTTGCACCTCCGGCAACGCCGTGGAAGTGATCAACGCCATTCCGGCAGACAAGGAGATCCTCTTCCTGCCGGACATGTTCCTCGGTGCGCATGTCCGCCGAGAAACCGGCCGCGACAACATTCACGTGTGGATGGGCGAGTGTCACGTGCATGCCGGTATCGACCCCGAGCACATCACCCGCACGCGCGCGCAACATCCCGGCGCCGAATTCCTCATTCATCCCGAATGCGGCTGTGCCACCTCGGTGGTGGAGGCCATGAGTGCCGGCGCCGTCTCCAAAGACAACGCCCACATTCTTTCCACCGAAGGAATGATCAAGCGCCCATCGCAAACCCATCACGATACGTTCATCGTGGCCACGGAAATCGGGATCCTGCACCGGCTGCGTCGGGAGAATCCCACCAAGCACTTCATTGCCGCCAACGATCGGGCTCAATGCTCGTATATGAAGGTCACCACGCTGGCCAAGGTGCGCGATGCGCTGCTGTACATGCAGCATCGCATCACCGTGCCCGATGACATGGCGGCCCGCGCGCGCACGGCTATTGAACGGATGGTCAGCATTGGAGGCAATACCGGCGTCAGTCCCTTTGGTCCAGAGGATCCAGGCGAATGA
- a CDS encoding cytochrome d ubiquinol oxidase subunit II: MNTTALTWTLPHIVAGVMVLSLNAYVLLGGADFGGGVWDFFARGNRREEQRALIAEAIGPIWEANHVWLILVVVLLFSCFPKAFAHLSTELHVPITIMLLGIVLRGSAFTFRSYDSKKDTVQRRWGRIFSMASLLTPVILGVCLGTVASGKIPMRTREAAAALSFTERFINPWCASLFPWAVGALTLMLFAFLAASYLTVEAPDEALKNVFRRRAQQSQIALLLTAFATLLLARFENPLLFTGLTRGTTAWAMHAITALSAVTSLWALKTRRFQVARLAAAAQASFILWGWAWTQFPWLLPPDRTITALAAPRITLQFTLGALAVGTAILLPSFVYLFRVFKSGETAFGDQHG; the protein is encoded by the coding sequence GTGAACACCACGGCACTCACGTGGACGCTGCCGCACATCGTGGCCGGCGTCATGGTGCTTTCCCTCAATGCCTACGTGCTGCTTGGCGGCGCCGACTTCGGCGGGGGCGTGTGGGATTTCTTTGCCCGCGGCAATCGACGCGAAGAGCAACGGGCGCTGATTGCCGAGGCGATTGGCCCCATCTGGGAAGCCAACCACGTCTGGCTCATTCTGGTGGTGGTGCTGCTGTTTTCCTGTTTCCCTAAAGCGTTCGCCCACCTCTCCACCGAGTTGCACGTCCCCATCACCATCATGCTGCTCGGGATTGTGCTGCGCGGATCGGCGTTCACCTTCCGCTCCTACGACAGCAAGAAGGACACGGTACAGCGCCGGTGGGGGCGCATCTTTTCCATGGCCAGCCTGCTCACGCCGGTCATTCTGGGGGTCTGCCTCGGCACGGTAGCCAGCGGAAAGATCCCCATGCGCACGCGTGAGGCCGCCGCCGCCCTGTCGTTCACGGAGCGCTTTATCAACCCGTGGTGTGCCTCCCTGTTCCCGTGGGCCGTTGGGGCGCTCACGCTGATGCTCTTTGCGTTTCTGGCGGCCAGCTATCTCACCGTGGAAGCCCCGGACGAGGCCCTCAAGAACGTCTTCCGGCGCCGCGCACAGCAATCGCAAATCGCGCTGTTGCTCACCGCCTTTGCCACGCTCCTCCTGGCACGCTTCGAAAATCCGCTGCTCTTTACGGGCCTCACCCGCGGCACCACCGCCTGGGCCATGCACGCCATCACGGCACTCAGTGCGGTCACATCGCTCTGGGCGCTCAAAACCCGTCGGTTTCAGGTCGCCCGACTGGCCGCGGCGGCCCAGGCCAGCTTCATCCTTTGGGGATGGGCGTGGACCCAGTTCCCCTGGCTGCTCCCCCCCGACCGCACCATTACCGCCCTGGCCGCGCCGCGCATCACCCTGCAGTTCACCCTTGGCGCCCTGGCGGTGGGGACCGCCATCCTGCTCC
- the nadC gene encoding carboxylating nicotinate-nucleotide diphosphorylase, producing MNSFHPPLRPTPPTSQAAIVPRTITPLDTRAVTRSSLAFPLSAEDTSERVRVALQEDEAFNDVSTIATVVSTRHVRSAIVARHDGVIAGIPLAIEAFRQLDPSVTIRVEAEDGTRVAAGATVLALTGHARGMLSAERTALNYLQHLSGIATLTARFVDAIAGTRARILDTRKTTPGWRTLEKYAVRAGGGTNHRLDLRSGVLIKDNHLAAIGGDVAMAVARARALAIPGTPVQVECDTLDQVEAALAAGADWVLLDNMAPDVLRDAVARCQGRVTTEASGGVSLDTVRLIAESGVDRISIGAITHSAPALDLGLDFDGL from the coding sequence ATGAACTCCTTCCACCCGCCCCTGCGTCCCACGCCGCCCACTTCCCAGGCGGCCATCGTTCCTCGCACCATCACGCCGCTCGACACGCGCGCCGTGACCAGGTCGTCGCTGGCGTTTCCGCTCAGCGCCGAGGACACCAGTGAACGCGTGCGGGTGGCCCTGCAGGAAGACGAAGCCTTCAACGACGTGTCCACGATCGCTACGGTGGTCAGCACCCGGCACGTACGCAGCGCCATTGTGGCCCGTCACGACGGCGTGATTGCCGGCATTCCGCTCGCCATCGAAGCGTTTCGTCAGCTCGATCCGTCCGTCACCATTCGCGTGGAAGCCGAAGATGGCACGCGCGTGGCGGCGGGGGCCACCGTGCTGGCTCTCACGGGACATGCGCGAGGCATGCTCTCGGCCGAGCGGACGGCCCTGAACTATCTGCAGCACCTCTCGGGCATCGCCACACTCACGGCCCGGTTCGTGGACGCCATCGCTGGCACCCGGGCGCGCATTCTCGATACCCGCAAAACCACTCCCGGGTGGCGTACCCTTGAGAAGTATGCGGTCCGTGCCGGTGGTGGCACCAACCATCGCCTTGACCTGCGCAGCGGTGTCCTCATCAAGGACAACCATTTGGCCGCCATTGGTGGTGATGTCGCCATGGCCGTGGCGCGCGCGCGGGCGTTGGCCATTCCCGGCACACCGGTGCAGGTGGAGTGTGATACGCTCGATCAGGTTGAGGCCGCCCTGGCCGCCGGGGCCGACTGGGTGCTGCTCGACAACATGGCCCCTGATGTCCTGCGCGACGCCGTGGCGCGCTGTCAGGGCCGCGTGACCACCGAAGCGTCCGGTGGAGTCAGCCTGGATACCGTTCGTTTAATTGCCGAATCCGGTGTGGATCGTATCTCGATTGGTGCGATCACCCATTCGGCTCCCGCTCTCGACCTCGGCCTCGATTTCGATGGTCTCTGA